A genome region from Nymphalis io chromosome Z, ilAglIoxx1.1, whole genome shotgun sequence includes the following:
- the LOC126780618 gene encoding zinc finger protein 778-like encodes MNLTKPNSMETSSNDFFLPYLEKPSPREEESANFVCYICKKTFYNANALHNHKTMHHDSRDSGTEDEQSLYTTNASDQVFDGICDFKFVPLNSCEKDPVTEQDGITKRTFSVDTSYLIIRYEGNESVRVKRSRLDNMIKKIQSKPEKKPVDLRGPFTCTLPSTSYPSTQCRQIFFNCCEYSLHYREEHTKRRKAALRCQVCEKRLDRNLYQSSAVTAQLEPRNGPSFSCRTCGFTFLDSFQFDEHNRIVHAKMKPHQCSICTKRFTQLGGLQQHMRMHSGIRPFVCKFCTKAFTQKAGLDQHLRTHTKVKPFKCIICCKCFSQSVHLRQHMRTHTNIQPFGCPICKRRFKQSSHLNFHMRSHFGEASALIMEQYTQAIQGQGQMDYLNLSNVQPVQDGETIYYEAQLTTSPLENPPTNPYFLPLPTNDVL; translated from the exons ATGAATCTAACTAAACCAAATTCAATGGAAACATCTTCGAATGATTTTTTTCTTCCATATCTAGAG AAACCCTCGCCTCGAGAGGAAGAATCGGCTAATTTTGTCTGTTATATTTGTAAGAAAACATTCTACAATGCTAATGCATTGCATAATCATAAAACTATGCACCATGACTCGAGAGACTCTGGTACCGAAGACGAACAATCTCTATACACTACTAACGCTAGCGATCAG gtTTTCGATGGTATTTGCGACTTTAAGTTTGTACCGTTAAATAGCTGCGAAAAAGATCCCGTAACGGAACAAGATGGTATTACTAAACGCACCTTTAGTGTTGATACAAGTTATTTGATCATAAGGTACGAGGGTAATGAAAGTGTTCGTGTGAAAAGATCGCGATTAgacaatatgataaaaaaaatccagtCGAAGCCTGAGAAGAAGCCCGTTGATTTgcg GGGTCCCTTTACGTGTACTCTTCCTTCAACTTCGTATCCTAGTACGCAATGTCgacagatattttttaattgttgcgAATATTCTTTACATTATCGGGAAGAGCATACGAAGAGGCGCAAGGCTGCGTTGCGATGCCAAGTTTGCGAGAAACGTTTGGACAGAAACTTGTATCAATCGAGTGCAGTAACAGCGCAGCTCGAGCCTCGCAACGGTCCATCCTTTTCGTGTCGCACCTGCGGGTTCACTTTCTTAGACAGTTTTCAATTTGACGAACACAACCGTATAGTACATGCTAAAATGAAACCGCACCAGTGTAGTATTTGCACGAAACGTTTCACGCAGTTAGGAGGCCTCCAGCAGCATATGCGCATGCATTCGGGCATTCGTCCATTCGTTTGTAAGTTTTGCACTAAAGCGTTCACACAAAAGGCCGGCTTGGATCAGCATTTGCGCACGCATACAAAAGTGAAGccgtttaaatgtattatttgttgCAAATGCTTCTCACAGTCCGTTCACCTGCGACAGCATATGCGGACTCACACTAATATACAGCCGTTCGGGTGTCCGATTTGCAAAAGAAGATTTAAGCAAAGCAGTcatttgaattttcatatgcgtTCTCACTTCGGGGAGGCGAGTGCTCTAATAATGGAGCAGTACACCCAGGCAATCCAGGGTCAGGGTCAAATGGATTACCTGAATTTATCTAATGTTCAGCCCGTTCAAGATGGCGAAACCATATACTACGAAGCACAGTTGACGACGAGCCCATTAGAAAATCCACCTACAAATCCTTATTTCCTTCCCTTACCCACTAACGATGTACTGTAG